One genomic region from bacterium encodes:
- the infA gene encoding translation initiation factor IF-1, protein MARDDLIQATGSVDKILGGGRYQITLENGQVVTAQLSGRMRRFRIRVIPGDRVTVGLSPYDPTHGFITFRLKEGQSAPGQ, encoded by the coding sequence TTGGCACGTGATGATTTGATCCAGGCGACCGGAAGCGTCGACAAGATTCTCGGCGGCGGCCGCTATCAGATCACGCTCGAGAACGGCCAGGTCGTGACGGCCCAGCTCTCGGGCCGCATGCGCCGATTCCGCATCCGCGTGATCCCCGGCGACCGCGTGACGGTCGGCCTCTCGCCCTACGACCCGACCCATGGCTTCATCACCTTCCGTCTCAAGGAAGGGCAGTCGGCGCCCGGCCAGTAG